A window of the Diceros bicornis minor isolate mBicDic1 chromosome 28, mDicBic1.mat.cur, whole genome shotgun sequence genome harbors these coding sequences:
- the CREB3 gene encoding cyclic AMP-responsive element-binding protein 3 isoform X1 codes for MSHMELPSDPGDQDLLDFLLEESGDLGAAIHEAVEAPLDWELPLSEVLRDWEAEDFLSSLLSPPASLNVLNSSNSCPVHHDHTYSVPQEHISIDLDSGSYGKEGAQMTPLHVEEPAEQEIARLILTDEEKRLLEKEGLTLPGTLPLTKMEEQVLKRVRRKIRNKKSAQESRRKKKVYVGGLENRVLKYTAQNLELQNRVQLLEEQNLSLLDQLRRLQAMMIQISNKTSSSSTCVLVLLFSFCLLLVPAMYSSDTRGSLPAERGVLSRQLRALPSEDPHQLEPPALQSEAPKDSSDHVLQAPGNSCCLFYHVLQALGAEPPLKLPLPDPFSKSPCPGPIFPLHTNRTGGGMTSYSQPHTCHLAGPILRLDVRMWGTSARAWGPQSVSK; via the exons ATGTCCCATATGGAGCTGCCGTCGGACCCGGGTGACCAAGACCTGCTGGACTTCCTGCTAGAGGAAAGCGGAGATTTGGGGGCGGCGATCCACGAGGCCGTGGAGGCTCCGCTAGACTGGGAGCTGCCGCTTTCTGAG GTACTGAGGGATTGGGAGGCCGAGGatttcctgagctctctgctgAGTCCCCCAGCGTCGTTGAACGTTCTCAACTCTTCTAACTCCTGTCCTGTCCACCATGATCACACCTACTCTGTACCACAGGAACATATTTCCATAGATCTAG ATAGCGGGAGCTATGGAAAAGAGGGGGCCCAGATGACTCCATTGCATGTAGAGGAGCCAGCAGAGCAG GAGATTGCTAGGCTGATACTGACAGATGAGGAGAAGAGGCTGTTGGAGAAGGAGGGGCTTACTCTGCCTGGGACACTTCCTCTCACTAAG ATGGAAGAACAAGTTCTGAAACGAGTACGGAGGAAGATTCGAAACAAAAAGTCTGCTCAGGAGAGCCGCAGGAAGAAGAAGGTGTATGTGGGGGGTTTAGAGAACAG GGTCTTGAAATACACAGCCCAGAATCTGGAGCTACAGAACAGAGTACAGCTCCTGGAGGAACAGAATCT GTCTCTTCTGGATCAGCTGAGGAGACTCCAGGCCATGATGATTCAGATATCAAACaaaaccagcagcagcagcacctgtgTTCTG GTCCTACTGTTCTCCTTCTGTCTCCTCCTCGTACCTGCTATGTACTCTTCTGACACAAGGGGGAGCCTGCCAGCTGAGCGTGGAG TGTTGTCCCGCCAGCTTCGTGCCCTCCCCAGTGAGGACCCTCACCAGCTGGAGCCGCCTGCCCTGCAGTCAGAGGCACCAAAGGACAGCTCAGACCACGTGCTCCAAGCTCCTGGCAACTCTTGCTGCCTGTTCTACCACGTGCTTCAGGCTCTTGGCGCAGAGCCTCCCCTGAAGTTGCCACTCCCTGACCCCTTCTCAAAGTCCCCCTGTCCAGGTCCTATCTTTCCTCTGCACACAAATCGCACGGGAGGGGGGATGACTTCCTACTCACAGCCCCACACCTGTCATCTTGCAGGGCCCATACTTAGGCTAGATGTGAGGATGTGGGGGACCTCAGCAAGAGCCTGGGGCCCCCAGTCTGTGTCCAAATAA
- the CREB3 gene encoding cyclic AMP-responsive element-binding protein 3 isoform X2 → MSHMELPSDPGDQDLLDFLLEESGDLGAAIHEAVEAPLDWELPLSEVLRDWEAEDFLSSLLSPPASLNVLNSSNSCPVHHDHTYSVPQEHISIDLDSGSYGKEGAQMTPLHVEEPAEQEIARLILTDEEKRLLEKEGLTLPGTLPLTKMEEQVLKRVRRKIRNKKSAQESRRKKKVVLKYTAQNLELQNRVQLLEEQNLSLLDQLRRLQAMMIQISNKTSSSSTCVLVLLFSFCLLLVPAMYSSDTRGSLPAERGVLSRQLRALPSEDPHQLEPPALQSEAPKDSSDHVLQAPGNSCCLFYHVLQALGAEPPLKLPLPDPFSKSPCPGPIFPLHTNRTGGGMTSYSQPHTCHLAGPILRLDVRMWGTSARAWGPQSVSK, encoded by the exons ATGTCCCATATGGAGCTGCCGTCGGACCCGGGTGACCAAGACCTGCTGGACTTCCTGCTAGAGGAAAGCGGAGATTTGGGGGCGGCGATCCACGAGGCCGTGGAGGCTCCGCTAGACTGGGAGCTGCCGCTTTCTGAG GTACTGAGGGATTGGGAGGCCGAGGatttcctgagctctctgctgAGTCCCCCAGCGTCGTTGAACGTTCTCAACTCTTCTAACTCCTGTCCTGTCCACCATGATCACACCTACTCTGTACCACAGGAACATATTTCCATAGATCTAG ATAGCGGGAGCTATGGAAAAGAGGGGGCCCAGATGACTCCATTGCATGTAGAGGAGCCAGCAGAGCAG GAGATTGCTAGGCTGATACTGACAGATGAGGAGAAGAGGCTGTTGGAGAAGGAGGGGCTTACTCTGCCTGGGACACTTCCTCTCACTAAG ATGGAAGAACAAGTTCTGAAACGAGTACGGAGGAAGATTCGAAACAAAAAGTCTGCTCAGGAGAGCCGCAGGAAGAAGAAGGT GGTCTTGAAATACACAGCCCAGAATCTGGAGCTACAGAACAGAGTACAGCTCCTGGAGGAACAGAATCT GTCTCTTCTGGATCAGCTGAGGAGACTCCAGGCCATGATGATTCAGATATCAAACaaaaccagcagcagcagcacctgtgTTCTG GTCCTACTGTTCTCCTTCTGTCTCCTCCTCGTACCTGCTATGTACTCTTCTGACACAAGGGGGAGCCTGCCAGCTGAGCGTGGAG TGTTGTCCCGCCAGCTTCGTGCCCTCCCCAGTGAGGACCCTCACCAGCTGGAGCCGCCTGCCCTGCAGTCAGAGGCACCAAAGGACAGCTCAGACCACGTGCTCCAAGCTCCTGGCAACTCTTGCTGCCTGTTCTACCACGTGCTTCAGGCTCTTGGCGCAGAGCCTCCCCTGAAGTTGCCACTCCCTGACCCCTTCTCAAAGTCCCCCTGTCCAGGTCCTATCTTTCCTCTGCACACAAATCGCACGGGAGGGGGGATGACTTCCTACTCACAGCCCCACACCTGTCATCTTGCAGGGCCCATACTTAGGCTAGATGTGAGGATGTGGGGGACCTCAGCAAGAGCCTGGGGCCCCCAGTCTGTGTCCAAATAA